aCGACCctggaaatgtttccagtgtAACAGGGcacatgaacaaaatatttataaacACTGTGTCTGACGAAAATGCGaaggtgtatcaatgtttaaatgcaaacataacatgtctgttcttgttttgttcccTCAGAGATACCGGAGCTTGCAGACCATGGCGTCACACTGCCACCCAACATGCAGGGGCTGACAGGGGAGCAGATCGTGGAACTGAATCTGAGAGACGAGTGGGAGGAGAAGTGCGAGCCCAGCGGAGGACCAGTATTAAGGAACGATGAGATTGGGAGAAGGAACGGACATGGTGAGATTCTGACATGTGATCGAAGCAGTGCCGAGGCCCTGGAGCCAAAGGGGGGGAGGAGATGTTTCtagggttttttattttgtaaagtaTTGTGAATATGTGATACATGCCATTACATGTGGATATACTGCTGGAGATGGTTTTGTGAAGAGGTTAATTGACATGAAATAgtgtaaagacatttttttttttatttctatgcaGGCAGGGAAGAAGCAAAAAATGATTTTGGTCCTCTCACCTCTCATGTCTTTGCCCTCTACAGCTCCTAATGATAAAATGAAAGAGGTGTTGATGAGAACAATGGACGAGGCAAAGGCTCTAATCTCCAAAGTGAGTATGAGAGTTAACACTAAATCTTTATCATCAACTAGTTCTTTTACTCACAGAGTGTAAGATTTGTGCATCTGTCTCTTAATCCTCCAGAAACAAGTTCAGGCTAACGTCTGTGTCACCATGGAGATGGTGAAAGAAGCGCTGGATCAGCTGAGAGGTGCCGTGATGATTGTGTACCCCATGGGGCTGCCTCCTCACGACCCCATCAGGATGGAGTTTGAGGAGCGGGAAGACCTTTCAGGAATGCAGGTTAGAGAGCTGATCCTTTTCCAGTGGTCAAAGTTGAAGCAATGCAACTGtctcttttattatttctttcttcatctttttctttgtccttcgTTCGTCTCCATCTGTCTCGTCTCCTCAGGCGTCTCTGCAGGTGATCACAGAGGACGAGAGCCAGCTCTGGTGGGCGGCCAAAGAGATGCAAAGGGGGAAGAAACTGCAGGACTACGTCGGTAAAAATGACAAGACAAAGATTGTGGTGAAAATCCAAAAGGTAAGAGCAACTTTGAGAATTTATCTGCAACGTGACAGTCAATCTATTTGTTGTTTCATGAGGTTGTTTCCCCACAGAAAGGGCAGGGGGCGCCAGCGAGGGAGCCTCTGGTCActgaagagcagcagaaacagatgaTGATGCACTGCTACAGAAGGCAAGAGGAGCTCAAGGTGAGGAGAAGCACAAACCACCACATTCCTGTTGTCACTCACTCTACGTCTCTGACCGTCTCCTGgtgacattttcagaaactGGAGGAGACGGATGAGGACAGCAGCCTGGACTCCAACTGGTCGGACAGATCGGCTCtgaaaaaacagtttcaagGCCTCTCCAACATCAAATGGGGGCCGAGATAAAGACCCGCTGTTGGTCCTGGTCGGACTCAGCATCATATGCAACGAGATGCCTTTGAGACATTTGTTCACTGTTGTTATTTGAGGTCTTCCACAAGATATTTTATACATCtttaaagtgccttgagatcatgtatattatgatttggcgctatacaaatgaaattgtatTGAACACCTGATGGTTATTTTTAACCAAACTGAAATGTGAAGACATCTGGaaacaaaatgcaacaaaactTTCAAtataaatctgatttattttaacctcagtcttcctgctgtgttcccTCTGATTAGTATCACACTGTTGAAACGCTACTTTGTTATTAAATctgtaaacaaatgaaaagctactgtacatttttattgtgttaaaacaaattccacTGTAGCGTGTGAATCCACTATGTTCTTACATTTAGTATTAATCGTGTGCTTAGTGTTTCACAAAGGTTTGGAAAAGTTCATCccttgtgcagcagcagcaaggatGCAACacctttcctctctttgtctcctcactgacacacacacacacacacacacacacacacgtaaacctCTTAAAGTCAGTGCTGCTGTGAGGCAGGAAGTTGCCACACAGTAGTTGGTCGTTCCAGCTCTTGTCCCAGCGGGGGGGGAGGAAGTGGTCAAGCTCAAAAGCGCGAGTGTTTCATTCAGGGTCGGACTCGGGGGAGATGTTGACGCAGCTGAATTCAGGGATGTGTCGCTGGTTTGAAGGAGCACGGCCTTAAAAAACATCTGGGACCCAATGTGAGGATTTAAAGGGTGATTCCACCTCTTGTATGTTCAATTTAAATGGTCTCTGGTATGAACAGCTGCAAATGTTAATAACCACAATACTGTAGGGAAAACaatcacatttctatttttgtcagtcatgatataatatataacattcTTCCAGCAGTTACAGATGATGATGTTTGACATGAAACTGCAAATGTGTGAGTTTTACAAAAGGCTTTGACTTTAACTACCTTCTCTGAGGAGGCTTCTCCTTCTGAAGCCTGGTGGGAGGAGTTTGGTCATCGGGTAGATTCACCTCACCTCTGTCCCACGGCTTCCAAACTTTGACTGAACTTATTTTTAGTTAAAACTCATCTGTGGTCTTCCCTACTTTGTCCAACCTTGAGCTGGGTTGTGACAAACCGAgctacagttcagcttcactcttcaacttactggacctgattctgacagttaAAGCCACGACAATCATGCTTCTCACAAGAGACCAGACGTttagggtgaggagtgggaatgaaagaggaaacattctccatgttccaggtcagtgaaccatcaaactcattcTGAAGCTCCCATAGTGTTGCATTAAATCCAGAGGGAGGTTGAAGATGAGAGAACCTGTGTTTCATGGTTCCTGTttaaacaaagcagaggagacGTGTTCTTCGCTGCTGTGAGACGCCTCGATGATGAATCAGAACattcatgaatgaatgaatgaatgaggcaGC
The Hippoglossus stenolepis isolate QCI-W04-F060 chromosome 15, HSTE1.2, whole genome shotgun sequence DNA segment above includes these coding regions:
- the cfap298 gene encoding cilia- and flagella-associated protein 298 — its product is MVQLHVKRGEESQFLFSTTVDVQLDAAIRQVTAIYNGRLKVERICSEIPELADHGVTLPPNMQGLTGEQIVELNLRDEWEEKCEPSGGPVLRNDEIGRRNGHAPNDKMKEVLMRTMDEAKALISKKQVQANVCVTMEMVKEALDQLRGAVMIVYPMGLPPHDPIRMEFEEREDLSGMQASLQVITEDESQLWWAAKEMQRGKKLQDYVGKNDKTKIVVKIQKKGQGAPAREPLVTEEQQKQMMMHCYRRQEELKKLEETDEDSSLDSNWSDRSALKKQFQGLSNIKWGPR